In Lutra lutra chromosome 5, mLutLut1.2, whole genome shotgun sequence, a single genomic region encodes these proteins:
- the LOC125099863 gene encoding heterogeneous nuclear ribonucleoprotein A1-like → MSKSESPKEPEQLRKLFLGGLSFETTDESLRSHFEQWGTLTDCVVMRDPNTKRSRGFGFVTYATVEEVDAAMNARPHKVDGRVVEPKRAVSREDSQRPGAHLTVKKIFVGGIKEDTEEHHLRDYFEQYGKIEVIEIMTDRGSGKKRGFAFVTFDDHDSVDKIVIQKYHTVDGHNCEVRKALSKQEMASASSSQRGRSGSGNFGGGRGGGFGGNDNFGRGGNFSGRGGFGGSRGGGGYGGSGDGYNGFGNDGSNFGGGGSYNDFGNYNNQSSNFGPMKGGNFGGRSSGPYGGGGQYFAKPRNQGGYGGSSSSSSYGSGRRF, encoded by the coding sequence atgtctaagtcagagtctcccaaagagcctgaacagctgcggaagctcttcctcggaggtctgagctttgaaactaccgatgagagtctgaggagccattttgagcaatggggaacacttacggactgtgtggtaatgagagacccaaacaccaagcgctccagaggctttgggtttgtcacatatgccactgtggaggaggtggatgcagccatgaatgcaaggccacacaaggtggatggaagagttgtggaaccaaagagggctgtctcaagagaagattctcaaagacctggtgcccacttaactgtgaaaaagatttttgttggtggcattaaagaagacactgaagaacatcatctaagagattatttcgaacagtatgggaaaatcgaagtgattgagatcatgactgaccgaggcagtggcaaaaagaggggttttgcttttgtaacatttgatgaccatgattctgtagacaagattgtcattcaaaaataccatactgtggatggccacaactgtgaagtaaggaaagcgctctctaagcaagagatggctagtgcttcatccagccaaagaggtcgaagtggttctggaaactttggtggtggtcgtggaggtggttttggtgggaatgacaactttggtcgcggaggaaacttcagtggtcgaggtggctttggtggcagtcgaggtggtggtggatatggtggcagtggggatggctataacggatttggtaatgatggaagcaactttggaggtggcggaagctataatgattttggcaattacaacaatcaatcctcaaattttggacccatgaaaggaggcaattttggaggcagaagctctggcccttatggtggtggaggccaatacttcgccaaaccacgaaaccaaggtggctatggtggttccagcagcagcagcagctacggcagtggcagaaggttttaa